One genomic window of Paramormyrops kingsleyae isolate MSU_618 chromosome 22, PKINGS_0.4, whole genome shotgun sequence includes the following:
- the LOC111849338 gene encoding uncharacterized protein, protein MESVETIISESTENNNDKPKVASNLDYDKSKGEFVWTLEVTWQLVRTRLSMDAEFDQPVCKKKKLWETVAERVTASLQEAGHPGGTVKAYECDLKWRNMLATYRKNAERARRLGAQSVHWEFFPAMHDVLGRSGDEAKVQRKSKPHTQKLGPPLASKHFTPILPTPALPLAPQSSRPSQDVLHLYLELQERKMNLWMQQKALEERKIEAINNLARAISSLAEDARLQLPKEAR, encoded by the exons ATGGAAAGCGTTGAAACCATAATAAGTGAAAGTACTGAAAACAATAATGACAAACCAAAGGTGGCTTCCAATTTGGATTATGATAAATCTAAAGGAG AGTTTGTGTGGACCCTTGAGGTCACCTGGCAGCTGGTCCGCACCCGACTCTCCATGGATGCCGAGTTCGACCAGCCAGTGTGTAAGAAGAAGAAGCTGTGGGAGACGGTGGCCGAGAGAGTGACAGCCAGTCTCCAGGAGGCGGGTCACCCCGGCGGCACTGTGAAGGCCTACGAGTGCGACCTCAAGTGGAGGAACATGCTGGCCACCTACAGGAAGAACGCAGAGCGCGCCAGGCGGCTGGGGGCTCAGAGCGTGCACTGGGAGTTCTTCCCAGCCATGCACGACGTCCTGGGCAGGAGCGGAGACGAGGCCAAGGTGCAGAGGAAGTCGAAGCCGCACACGCAGAAACTGGGCCCCCCTCTGGCCAGCAAGCACTTCACACCCATcctccccacccctgctctgcccCTGGCCCCTCAGTCCTCTCGACCCTCCCAGGATGTGCTGCACTTATATCTGGAACTGCAGGAGAGGAAAATGAACCTGTGGATGCAACAGAAGGCCCTAGAGGAGAGGAAGATCGAAGCCATTAATAATCTAGCCAGAGCAATATCGAGCTTGGCTGAGGACGCCAGGTTACAGTTGCCGAAGGAAGCCAGGTAG
- the LOC111849337 gene encoding uncharacterized protein isoform X3, producing MAENEFDWEPLSHGELDQRLDQAVEEILEADLIERAKTQTAPVCLQQIQLPEATPHPLHSEAAEPSEESEQTLLSNPIEEDNHAVRYITDLLRNSDSSYSKSRLTGRARLSLPHTVLLSLTLLSRRLSYRSVSARFRLEKGNIHRIFFSFCERVNALRDQQIRWPAGQEAERILVPLSDALEDVEGVETTEVPKVFGILGHTRIPIRLPIGKQEIGEGLLEMKKMKKEVHPDSWLNLELVCDGQGRFLHCSISRGSDGARGQALRERLRLDPHAVPHGAFLVAGRSFPPLARILTPYPVVGCGPREEAYNRTLAAHLDVLDRAVAELKARFHRLRYLDMGNFERARAVVLTACILHNVLLEMGERVTPAQVVREEGDEEEGQGDEDGLRTREAMADLLSRRTQVGSS from the exons ATGGCTGAAAACGAG TTCGACTGGGAGCCGCTATCGCACGGAGAGCTGGAccagcggctggaccaggctgTGGAGGAGATCCTGGAGGCCGATCTCATTGAGAGGGCGAAGACCCAGACTGCGCCGGTGTGTCTGCAGCAGATTCAGCTCCCAGAAGCGACGCCGCACCCCCTGCATTCGGAAGCGGCTGAGCCGTCCGAGGAGTCTGAGCAAACACTGCTGTCGAATCCAATAGAAGAGGATAACCACGCAGTACGG TACATCACAGATCTTCTCCGGAACTCGGACTCCAGCTACAGTAAGAGCCGGCTGACGGGCCGGGCGCGCCTCTCGCTGCCGCACACCGTGCTGCTGTCACTCACCCTGCTGTCGCGGAGGCTCAGCTACCGCTCCGTGTCCGCGCGCTTCCGGCTCGAGAAGGGCAACATCCACCGCATCTTCTTCTCCTTCTGCGAGCGCGTGAACGCGCTCCGGGATCAGCAGATACGATGGCCGGCGG GCCAAGAGGCAGAGAGGATTTTAGTGCCTTTGTCGGATGCCTTGGAGGATGTTGAGGGTGTGGAGACGACGGAGGTCCCCAAGGTGTTCGGCATCCTGGGACACACTCGTATCCCCATCCGGCTGCCGATCGGCAAGCAGGAGATTGGGGAAGGCCTGCTGGagatgaagaagatgaagaaggAGGTGCACCCAGACTCGTGGCTTAACCTGGAACTGGTGTGTGATGGCCAGGGCCGATTCCTGCACTGCAGCATCAGCAGGGGCTCCGACGGGGCCCGGGGCCAGGCCCTGAGGGAGCGCCTTCGGTTGGACCCGCACGCTGTGCCCCACGGTGCCTTCCTGGTGGCTGGGCGGAGTTTCCCGCCGTTGGCCCGGATACTGACCCCGTACCCCGTAGTGGGCTGCGGCCCCCGGGAGGAGGCCTACAATCGGACCCTGGCGGCTCACCTTGACGTGCTGGACCGGGCCGTGGCCGAGCTCAAAGCTCGCTTCCACCGCCTGCGCTACCTGGACATGGGGAACTTTGAGAGGGCGCGGGCCGTGGTGCTGACAGCGTGCATCCTGCACAACGTGTTGCTGGAGATGGGAGAGCGTGTGACTCCTGCTCAGGTGGTGAGGGAGGAGGGGGATGAAGAGGAGGGACAGGGGGACGAGGATGGGCTGAGGACGAGGGAGGCCATGGCGGACCTGCTATCCAGAAGGACTCAAGTTGGGAGCAGCTGA
- the atp5mf gene encoding ATP synthase subunit f, mitochondrial isoform X2 — MVPLSEKKLLDVKLSQLPAWAGTRDFTPNGILSAIRRGHDRYFNKYINVKKGGIGGIAMLLTGYVVLSYIWEYDHIKHDRWRKYH; from the exons ATGG TGCCCTTGTCCGAGAAGAAGCTGTTGGATGTGAAGTTGAGTCAGCTTCCGGCATGGGCCGGAACGAGGGACTTCACCCCTAATGGCATTCTCTCCGCCATTCGCCGAG GGCATGACCGATATTTCAACAAGTACATCAACGTCAAGAAGGGTGGTATTGGAGGCATTGCAATGCTGCTGACCGGTTACGTGGTGCTGAGTTATATCTGGGAATATGATCACATCA AACATGACCGGTGGAGGAAGTACCACTGA
- the elob gene encoding elongin-B, giving the protein MDVFLMIRRHKTTIFTDAKESTTVYELKRIVEGILKRAPEEQKLFKDDQVLDDNKTLGDCGFTNQTARPQAPATIGLAFRIGDDMFEQLRVDPFSSPPELPDVMKPQDSSSAANEQAVQ; this is encoded by the exons ATG GATGTGTTCTTGATGATCCGGCGTCATAAGACGACCATTTTCACTGACGCCAAGGAGTCCACCACTGTATATGAGCTAAAACGTATCGTAGAGGGGATTCTCAAGAGGGCGCCTGAGGAGCAGAAACTCTTCAAG GATGACCAGGTGCTAGATGACAACAAGACCCTGGGAGATTGCGGCTTCACCAACCAGACTGCTAGGCCCCAAGCCCCAGCCACTATTGGACTGGCTTTCCGTATCGGCG ATGACATGTTCGAACAGCTTCGCGTGGACCCCTTCTCCAGCCCCCCCGAGCTGCCAGATGTGATGAAGCCACAAGACTCCAGCAGCGCTGCCAATGAGCAGGCCGTGCagtga
- the atp5mf gene encoding ATP synthase subunit f, mitochondrial isoform X1: MADRPVPLSEKKLLDVKLSQLPAWAGTRDFTPNGILSAIRRGHDRYFNKYINVKKGGIGGIAMLLTGYVVLSYIWEYDHIKHDRWRKYH; this comes from the exons ATGGCTGATAGACCTG TGCCCTTGTCCGAGAAGAAGCTGTTGGATGTGAAGTTGAGTCAGCTTCCGGCATGGGCCGGAACGAGGGACTTCACCCCTAATGGCATTCTCTCCGCCATTCGCCGAG GGCATGACCGATATTTCAACAAGTACATCAACGTCAAGAAGGGTGGTATTGGAGGCATTGCAATGCTGCTGACCGGTTACGTGGTGCTGAGTTATATCTGGGAATATGATCACATCA AACATGACCGGTGGAGGAAGTACCACTGA
- the bud31 gene encoding protein BUD31 homolog: protein MPKVKRSRKPPPDGWELIEPTLDELDQKMREAETEPHEGKRKVESLWPIFRLHHQRSRYIFDLFYKRKAISRELYEYCIKEGYADKNLIAKWKKQGYENLCCLRCIQTRDTNFGTNCICRVPKSKLEVGRIIECTHCGCRGCSG, encoded by the exons ATGCCAAAGGTTAAAAGGAGCCGAAAACCCCCTCCAGATGGATGGGAACTAATTGAACCCACTTTGGATGAACTTGACCAGAAAATGAGAGAAG CGGAAACAGAGCCACATGAAGGCAAGCGAAAAGTTGAGTCACTCTGGCCAATATTCCGGCTTCATCACCAGCGAAGCCGTTATATTTTCGACTTGTTCTACAAACGAAAGGCCATAAGCAGAG AGTTGTACGAATATTGCATTAAGGAAGGATATGCAGACAAGAACCTCATTGCGAAATGGAAGAAGCAGGGCTATGAGAATTTGTGTTGCCTGCGGTGCATTCAGACCCGAGACACGAACTTCGGAACAAATTGCATCTGCAGAGTTCCGAAAAGCAAGCTTGAAGTG GGAAGGATTATCGAGTGCACCCACTGTGGATGCAGGGGATGTTCTGGTTGA
- the LOC111849337 gene encoding uncharacterized protein isoform X1, producing MLRLFTNTGDKYTLSLANDLQTGGWLKTSTMTYNMACVISAGRAVLELMQFDWEPLSHGELDQRLDQAVEEILEADLIERAKTQTAPVCLQQIQLPEATPHPLHSEAAEPSEESEQTLLSNPIEEDNHAVRYITDLLRNSDSSYSKSRLTGRARLSLPHTVLLSLTLLSRRLSYRSVSARFRLEKGNIHRIFFSFCERVNALRDQQIRWPAGQEAERILVPLSDALEDVEGVETTEVPKVFGILGHTRIPIRLPIGKQEIGEGLLEMKKMKKEVHPDSWLNLELVCDGQGRFLHCSISRGSDGARGQALRERLRLDPHAVPHGAFLVAGRSFPPLARILTPYPVVGCGPREEAYNRTLAAHLDVLDRAVAELKARFHRLRYLDMGNFERARAVVLTACILHNVLLEMGERVTPAQVVREEGDEEEGQGDEDGLRTREAMADLLSRRTQVGSS from the exons ATGTTACGGCTCTTTACAAATACAGGGGATAAATATACTCTGTCTTTGGCTAATGATCTACAAACTGGAGGATGGCTGAAAACGAG cactATGACCTACAACATGGCCTGTGTGATCTCGGCCGGTCGGGCCGTCCTGGAATTGATGCAGTTCGACTGGGAGCCGCTATCGCACGGAGAGCTGGAccagcggctggaccaggctgTGGAGGAGATCCTGGAGGCCGATCTCATTGAGAGGGCGAAGACCCAGACTGCGCCGGTGTGTCTGCAGCAGATTCAGCTCCCAGAAGCGACGCCGCACCCCCTGCATTCGGAAGCGGCTGAGCCGTCCGAGGAGTCTGAGCAAACACTGCTGTCGAATCCAATAGAAGAGGATAACCACGCAGTACGG TACATCACAGATCTTCTCCGGAACTCGGACTCCAGCTACAGTAAGAGCCGGCTGACGGGCCGGGCGCGCCTCTCGCTGCCGCACACCGTGCTGCTGTCACTCACCCTGCTGTCGCGGAGGCTCAGCTACCGCTCCGTGTCCGCGCGCTTCCGGCTCGAGAAGGGCAACATCCACCGCATCTTCTTCTCCTTCTGCGAGCGCGTGAACGCGCTCCGGGATCAGCAGATACGATGGCCGGCGG GCCAAGAGGCAGAGAGGATTTTAGTGCCTTTGTCGGATGCCTTGGAGGATGTTGAGGGTGTGGAGACGACGGAGGTCCCCAAGGTGTTCGGCATCCTGGGACACACTCGTATCCCCATCCGGCTGCCGATCGGCAAGCAGGAGATTGGGGAAGGCCTGCTGGagatgaagaagatgaagaaggAGGTGCACCCAGACTCGTGGCTTAACCTGGAACTGGTGTGTGATGGCCAGGGCCGATTCCTGCACTGCAGCATCAGCAGGGGCTCCGACGGGGCCCGGGGCCAGGCCCTGAGGGAGCGCCTTCGGTTGGACCCGCACGCTGTGCCCCACGGTGCCTTCCTGGTGGCTGGGCGGAGTTTCCCGCCGTTGGCCCGGATACTGACCCCGTACCCCGTAGTGGGCTGCGGCCCCCGGGAGGAGGCCTACAATCGGACCCTGGCGGCTCACCTTGACGTGCTGGACCGGGCCGTGGCCGAGCTCAAAGCTCGCTTCCACCGCCTGCGCTACCTGGACATGGGGAACTTTGAGAGGGCGCGGGCCGTGGTGCTGACAGCGTGCATCCTGCACAACGTGTTGCTGGAGATGGGAGAGCGTGTGACTCCTGCTCAGGTGGTGAGGGAGGAGGGGGATGAAGAGGAGGGACAGGGGGACGAGGATGGGCTGAGGACGAGGGAGGCCATGGCGGACCTGCTATCCAGAAGGACTCAAGTTGGGAGCAGCTGA
- the pdap1b gene encoding pdgfa associated protein 1b, with protein sequence MPKGGRKGGHKGRMRTYTSPEEIDAQMKAEKERKKDEEEGAAVNDEPVEEKPTESASDDSDDEDTQKRKGVEGLIDIENPNRVVQKSKKVADIVLEGPKELSRREREEIEKQKAKERYMKMHLAGKTEQAKADLARLAIIRKQREEAARKKEEERKAKESVAAAAAAAKGLHTMSLK encoded by the exons ATGCCTAAAGGAG GTAGAAAAGGGGGACATAAAGGGCGAATGAGGACATACACGAGTCCCGAAGAGATTGATGCGCAAATGAAAGCAGAGAAAGAACGTAAGAAG GATGAAGAGGAAGGAGCAGCAGTAAATGATGAGCCAGTGGAGGAGAAGCCAACAGAGTCTGCCTCTGATGACAGTGACGATGAAGATACACAG AAAAGGAAAGGTGTGGAAGGGTTGATAGACATTGAAAATCCAAATCGAGTTGTACAGAAATCAAAGAAAGTAGCAGATATTGTGCTGGAAGGACCCAAAGAGCTTTCCAGAAGAGAAAG GGAAGAAATAGAAAAGCAGAAGGCTAAGGAGAGGTATATGAAGATGCATTTAGCGGGCAAAACGGAACAGGCCAAAGCAGACCTGGCACGTCTGGCCATCATACGAAAACAACGGGAGGAAGCAGCCCGgaagaaagaggaggagaggaaag CGAAGGAGTCGGttgcggcggcggcggcggcggcaaaAGGACTTCACACCATGTCTTTGAAATGA
- the LOC111849337 gene encoding uncharacterized protein isoform X2 — MTYNMACVISAGRAVLELMQFDWEPLSHGELDQRLDQAVEEILEADLIERAKTQTAPVCLQQIQLPEATPHPLHSEAAEPSEESEQTLLSNPIEEDNHAVRYITDLLRNSDSSYSKSRLTGRARLSLPHTVLLSLTLLSRRLSYRSVSARFRLEKGNIHRIFFSFCERVNALRDQQIRWPAGQEAERILVPLSDALEDVEGVETTEVPKVFGILGHTRIPIRLPIGKQEIGEGLLEMKKMKKEVHPDSWLNLELVCDGQGRFLHCSISRGSDGARGQALRERLRLDPHAVPHGAFLVAGRSFPPLARILTPYPVVGCGPREEAYNRTLAAHLDVLDRAVAELKARFHRLRYLDMGNFERARAVVLTACILHNVLLEMGERVTPAQVVREEGDEEEGQGDEDGLRTREAMADLLSRRTQVGSS; from the exons ATGACCTACAACATGGCCTGTGTGATCTCGGCCGGTCGGGCCGTCCTGGAATTGATGCAGTTCGACTGGGAGCCGCTATCGCACGGAGAGCTGGAccagcggctggaccaggctgTGGAGGAGATCCTGGAGGCCGATCTCATTGAGAGGGCGAAGACCCAGACTGCGCCGGTGTGTCTGCAGCAGATTCAGCTCCCAGAAGCGACGCCGCACCCCCTGCATTCGGAAGCGGCTGAGCCGTCCGAGGAGTCTGAGCAAACACTGCTGTCGAATCCAATAGAAGAGGATAACCACGCAGTACGG TACATCACAGATCTTCTCCGGAACTCGGACTCCAGCTACAGTAAGAGCCGGCTGACGGGCCGGGCGCGCCTCTCGCTGCCGCACACCGTGCTGCTGTCACTCACCCTGCTGTCGCGGAGGCTCAGCTACCGCTCCGTGTCCGCGCGCTTCCGGCTCGAGAAGGGCAACATCCACCGCATCTTCTTCTCCTTCTGCGAGCGCGTGAACGCGCTCCGGGATCAGCAGATACGATGGCCGGCGG GCCAAGAGGCAGAGAGGATTTTAGTGCCTTTGTCGGATGCCTTGGAGGATGTTGAGGGTGTGGAGACGACGGAGGTCCCCAAGGTGTTCGGCATCCTGGGACACACTCGTATCCCCATCCGGCTGCCGATCGGCAAGCAGGAGATTGGGGAAGGCCTGCTGGagatgaagaagatgaagaaggAGGTGCACCCAGACTCGTGGCTTAACCTGGAACTGGTGTGTGATGGCCAGGGCCGATTCCTGCACTGCAGCATCAGCAGGGGCTCCGACGGGGCCCGGGGCCAGGCCCTGAGGGAGCGCCTTCGGTTGGACCCGCACGCTGTGCCCCACGGTGCCTTCCTGGTGGCTGGGCGGAGTTTCCCGCCGTTGGCCCGGATACTGACCCCGTACCCCGTAGTGGGCTGCGGCCCCCGGGAGGAGGCCTACAATCGGACCCTGGCGGCTCACCTTGACGTGCTGGACCGGGCCGTGGCCGAGCTCAAAGCTCGCTTCCACCGCCTGCGCTACCTGGACATGGGGAACTTTGAGAGGGCGCGGGCCGTGGTGCTGACAGCGTGCATCCTGCACAACGTGTTGCTGGAGATGGGAGAGCGTGTGACTCCTGCTCAGGTGGTGAGGGAGGAGGGGGATGAAGAGGAGGGACAGGGGGACGAGGATGGGCTGAGGACGAGGGAGGCCATGGCGGACCTGCTATCCAGAAGGACTCAAGTTGGGAGCAGCTGA
- the LOC111849337 gene encoding uncharacterized protein isoform X4 has protein sequence MPVKFDWEPLSHGELDQRLDQAVEEILEADLIERAKTQTAPVCLQQIQLPEATPHPLHSEAAEPSEESEQTLLSNPIEEDNHAVRYITDLLRNSDSSYSKSRLTGRARLSLPHTVLLSLTLLSRRLSYRSVSARFRLEKGNIHRIFFSFCERVNALRDQQIRWPAGQEAERILVPLSDALEDVEGVETTEVPKVFGILGHTRIPIRLPIGKQEIGEGLLEMKKMKKEVHPDSWLNLELVCDGQGRFLHCSISRGSDGARGQALRERLRLDPHAVPHGAFLVAGRSFPPLARILTPYPVVGCGPREEAYNRTLAAHLDVLDRAVAELKARFHRLRYLDMGNFERARAVVLTACILHNVLLEMGERVTPAQVVREEGDEEEGQGDEDGLRTREAMADLLSRRTQVGSS, from the exons ATGCCAGTTAAG TTCGACTGGGAGCCGCTATCGCACGGAGAGCTGGAccagcggctggaccaggctgTGGAGGAGATCCTGGAGGCCGATCTCATTGAGAGGGCGAAGACCCAGACTGCGCCGGTGTGTCTGCAGCAGATTCAGCTCCCAGAAGCGACGCCGCACCCCCTGCATTCGGAAGCGGCTGAGCCGTCCGAGGAGTCTGAGCAAACACTGCTGTCGAATCCAATAGAAGAGGATAACCACGCAGTACGG TACATCACAGATCTTCTCCGGAACTCGGACTCCAGCTACAGTAAGAGCCGGCTGACGGGCCGGGCGCGCCTCTCGCTGCCGCACACCGTGCTGCTGTCACTCACCCTGCTGTCGCGGAGGCTCAGCTACCGCTCCGTGTCCGCGCGCTTCCGGCTCGAGAAGGGCAACATCCACCGCATCTTCTTCTCCTTCTGCGAGCGCGTGAACGCGCTCCGGGATCAGCAGATACGATGGCCGGCGG GCCAAGAGGCAGAGAGGATTTTAGTGCCTTTGTCGGATGCCTTGGAGGATGTTGAGGGTGTGGAGACGACGGAGGTCCCCAAGGTGTTCGGCATCCTGGGACACACTCGTATCCCCATCCGGCTGCCGATCGGCAAGCAGGAGATTGGGGAAGGCCTGCTGGagatgaagaagatgaagaaggAGGTGCACCCAGACTCGTGGCTTAACCTGGAACTGGTGTGTGATGGCCAGGGCCGATTCCTGCACTGCAGCATCAGCAGGGGCTCCGACGGGGCCCGGGGCCAGGCCCTGAGGGAGCGCCTTCGGTTGGACCCGCACGCTGTGCCCCACGGTGCCTTCCTGGTGGCTGGGCGGAGTTTCCCGCCGTTGGCCCGGATACTGACCCCGTACCCCGTAGTGGGCTGCGGCCCCCGGGAGGAGGCCTACAATCGGACCCTGGCGGCTCACCTTGACGTGCTGGACCGGGCCGTGGCCGAGCTCAAAGCTCGCTTCCACCGCCTGCGCTACCTGGACATGGGGAACTTTGAGAGGGCGCGGGCCGTGGTGCTGACAGCGTGCATCCTGCACAACGTGTTGCTGGAGATGGGAGAGCGTGTGACTCCTGCTCAGGTGGTGAGGGAGGAGGGGGATGAAGAGGAGGGACAGGGGGACGAGGATGGGCTGAGGACGAGGGAGGCCATGGCGGACCTGCTATCCAGAAGGACTCAAGTTGGGAGCAGCTGA